A stretch of DNA from Pseudoalteromonas ruthenica:
TATTTCCGGCGCACTGCACAAGGTTATAACATCGAGCTGCGTATGCCCTTAAATATGCTTGGTAACAAACTGGGCTTTGCTATCAGTGATTGGGACGATGGCCAACAGCAGCGCCACCTCATGGCCACCTCCAATGTGCATGATGCCAACCGCCTTGGCACCGTGTTGCTGCCATCGCCTGAGATCAAGCGCATTATTAAAGGCATGGGTCACAGCGGCAGCCGCATTTGGGTTGTCGATAAACATCATCGAGTATTAGCACAGTCTGGCACCATTCAACATGCCGATGGCGTCTGGGCAAGCTCGTTACAAGAAAACGAACAACAAGGAGCGTGGCAACGTTTCGAAGAGCGCTTTTTACACCCACTGTACTATAAAATTCTCACCCGCCCGCCCAGTGATTTTTTAGATACCTTGCACGATGTAGCCGCCCTTGAAGGCAGCCACATAGCCAACGCCCTAAAAGGCAAGCCGGCCTCCAACTGGCGCCTGACACCGGATAACAAAGCCGTTATTCTCAGTGCCGCCTACCCTATTTGGGGTGATGACCAAGTGCTCGGCGCGGTGATCGCAGAAGAGACCACCAATGGCGTACGTACGCTGCGCAACAAGGCACTGGAAAAGCTATTTAACGTGATTTTGGCGGTGATGTTTATCGGCACCATCTCGCTGTTTTTCTTCGCTTCTCGTATTTCCTCGCGCATTCGTCGCCTGCGTGACAGCGCCGAGCAAGCCATTGATGAGCAAGGTCGTGTTCGCGGTACCTTAACACTGAGTAAAGACAGTGATGAAATTGGTGACTTATCCCGCAGCTTCGCCAACATCGTTAATCGCTTAGGCGGCTATACCCATTACCTGGAGAATATGTCCTCACGCCTGTCTCATGAATTACGCACACCGGTGGCGGTGGTGCGCAGCTCATTAGAAAACTTGCAAATGATCGCCACCGAGCCACAACAGCAAAAGTACCTCACCCGCGCTCAAGAAGGGGTCAATCGGCTGAACAAATTGATCACCACCATGAGCGAAGCAACACGCTTAGAGCAAAGTATCTCAACAGCAAAAAAAGAGCATTACGATCTGCAGCAAGTGGTGCATGGCTGTATGCAGGGTTATCAGTTCGCATACCCGCAAGCACACTTTGACATCAACATTAGCGACTCGGCTATTCCCGTGGAAGGTTCAGCTGATTTTTTAGCGCAGCTGTTAGATAAGCTGATTAACAACGCTCTGGAGTTTGCTTACGAGGGCAGCGCGATTGGCGTATCCCTTGAGCGCCAAGCTCAGCACGCTGTACTTCAAGTGAGTAACCAAGACCCCGCGCTTCCTGCGGATATTGGTGAGCATATTTTTGATTCCATGGTGTCGGTGCGCGAGCAAGATAAGCAGCAGCAGCCCCATTTGGGATTAGGCTTGTACGTGGCGCGGCTTATTGCCGATTATCATCAGGCACAAATAAAGGCTGAAAACCTCGCTGATGGCAGTGGCGTGGTCTTTTCACTGACCATTAAAATAATCCAAGATTGATTCACGACCTATTCATTCCTAAAGCGTTAGAGTTAGGTCATCGTCGCAATTATGGAGCACAAATGAGTATGACAGGTCAGCTTCTTCAACCTGAGGAGATTGAGTATATTTTTGCGCTCTTTAATAATAGCGAACACGCTGAGCCAACGCCTCCTCAGCCAATACCCCTTGAACCTAACAGTGAAGGTTCATTACAATAAGGCACGTCTTCTCCTCGTGCCTTATTTTTGTGAAACCACACCGCGCTAAAAAAGAACTTGCCCTACTGCCTATTTTATTTATTGCTATCGCTTTATGTGTGGGTGGTCACTTTGTGTTGCAACCCAACTATCAAGATAGCCATATCGTAGAGTACGCCCTCGCGGCCCTGCCCTTTGCATTGTTTGCGTTAGTCATTATTGCGATACGCATGGCCATCAAACAAGAACAAGATGAGCAGGACGAGGAGTAATCAGGTCGCTACAATACGTGATAACCAAACCAATCCGGCTTGATTGTTTGCGAGCGTCCGCTTGGGGTTAGGTGAATATGGTATTGGTTATCGAGCAAATCCAAGGCAAAGCAGTCATCCACCTCATGGAGATCATCTTTATGCTGATGGCTCATGTGCGTTAAATAACGTTGTTTGACTTGCTGTTTGGCTTGCTCGGCGCTGTGTGCAACGGTCAATGTGAAGGCATGTTGCTCAGCCATTTTATCCGCTTCATAGGCACCTAAGTTCACAAAATACAAACGTTCTGGACGATTTTGCGGCGTGTCGGCAATGGCAATGTGGTAGCCATCAATATCGTTAACAGCCATATACGAGTCCATATGCACCTTGTCCTTGTCACCGACCCATTGCGCCTTGAGTTTTGAGTAGGTATCGTCAATGGACTCCCCAACCACAAAGCGTACGTCGTGCATTTCAATATGACAGCCGCGAACACGCCCACCTAAATACACCATAAATAACTGCATTAAATTATTCCATGCGTCTTAAAAGAGTCAGTATATCTATGAGTTATTGAGATTGTAAGAGCCTTAGAATGGCCCTTACTTACTTGCCGATGGCGCGAACTGCTCAGCGTCAATATCGTGCTTTTTAATCAACTTATAAAAGTCACTGCGGTTACGCTTGGCGAGTTTAGCGGCTTGGGCGACATTGCCATCCACCATTTTCAAAACGCGAATCAAATACTCACGCTCGAATTGCTTTTTCGCTTCATTAAGGGCGATGGGTGAGCTCGACTCCATCTCACATTGCAGCGCTAGCGCCACTTGCTTCGCACTGATAAGCTCGCTAGGGCTAAGCGCCACAACTTGCTCCACCACATTTTGCAACTGACGAATATTACCGGGCCAATCATGGCGCAGTAACAAGTCCATAGCATCGTCACTGAAGCGTTTCACCGCCTGCTCTTGGCGCGCCGCAATTTGCTCACAAAAGTAATGTGCCAACAGCGAGATATCTTCGCGACGCTCATTTAACGCCGGTAGGCGCAGGTTGACGACATTTAAGCGGTAATACAAATCTTCACGGAAGGTATTTTCACTAATGGCCGTGGGTAGGTCTTTGTGGGTTGCCGACACCACCCGCACATTAACGGGGATTTCTTCGCTATGACCTACCGGGCGAATCGTTTTCTCTTGCAGCACCCGCAATAGCTTCACCTGCAGATTCAAAGGCATATCGCCAATTTCATCGAGAAATAAGGTGCCTCCCTCGGCCTGTGAGAATAACCCCACATGGTCCGTTGTGGCCCCGGTAAAAGCCCCTTTTTTATGACCAAACAGCTGTGATTCCAACAACTCTGCGGGCACCGCACCACAGTTGATGGCGACAAAAGGTCCATCACTGACATTGCTATTTTCATGCACTGCTTTGGCCAATAACTCTTTACCCGTACCACTGGCCCCAGAGATCAGCACATTCACATCAGCGGCGCCAACCATTCGCACCTGCTCTAACAGGTGATGCATGGTGGCACTGCGAGTAACGATACCATGATGGTTACTTTGCTGACCTTGGCTATGACCGTGCAGGCGCACCGCTTTAGCTAGGGTATCGATTAACTCGTCTTTATCTATGGGTTTAGTCAAAAAGGCAAACACGCCCTGCTTGGTAGCCTTCACCGCATCAGGAATAGAGCCATGTGCGGTCATCATCACCACCGGCATGGTCGGGTAAAGTTGCTGCACTTGTTCGGCGAGTTGCATGCCATCGATATCATCCATGCGCAAGTCGGTAAGAAGCACATCAAAGTGCTGTTGTTGCAGCTCGCTTAAGGCATCACTGGCACAATTCGCGGTGCTAACCTCATAGTTATTGGCTAACAGGCGAATGGTGAGTAACTTCAGTAGGCTTTCATCATCATCCACTAATAAAACTTTGGACTTAGTACTCATTGTCACTCTCCTGCTGGGTACTGCGCTGCAATAGCTGTTGCTCTATTGCGGCAAGCGAAGACAAGGTTTTTTGCATGCGCGCTTTCATTTGCGCTTGCTCTTGCTTTTGCGCTTGTAACTCCTGGCGCATCTGCGCATTGGCGATAAGTTGCTGTTTCAGCAACCAGAAGTAGCGAGCGCTAGATTCAGGCCAGTAATACTGGGCACTCACGACTTCGAGTTCAGCCAACATTTCTTGTGGCTGCGTTTGCCCTCGCAAGCATAAGCGCGCAAAAAATTGTTTCAGTTGCGGCTCGGCAATGAAAGTTTCATCGTTATCCTGCGCCGTGGCGGCAAAACCACCACACTGCTGTGCATGCCATTGCACTAGCTGTTGTGCGCTGGGGTAAGATGGCGGCTGTTTTGGACGCGGTTTCGGGTTGGGCGTACCGACCACCACTGTTGTTGGCGCTTTGGGTTGTTCAACCACAGTTGCACTGGGTTCTGCGCTCCCTAGCAACTGACAGCCGGCACTTAGCATGCTGATCATACCAAGGCTCACCAAGGCGACAAACTTATTCATAATGAACTCCATTACTGATTGAAATGCAGCGTAAAGCAACTGCCCTTAGGGGAAACTGAATGAATATTAATATCACCGTTGAGTTGGTCAACACATTCTTTAACTATCGACAAACCTAACCCACTGCCCTGCAAGCGACTAGACTTGCCCGCTTTGCCTTGGAAGAAAGCGTCAAACAGACGTTCTTGCTCAGCCTTAGAAATTCCAGGCCCTTGGTCGCATACTTTTAATTCAACCTCAGACTTACTTTGACTAATCGCGACGGTGATGGTGGCACCCGGTGGAGAAAACTTAATGGCGTTCGAGAGTAGCTGCACCAAAATCATTTGTACCAATTCGCCATCAAGGCGCAGCATAGCGAGTTTTTTATCACACTGCCAATTTACCTTCTGCTGCGCTAACGCTAAGCGATCAGCGAAATGCTCTAACACTTGGTGTTTTAAGTCAGCAAGATCACACGGGCGCGGATTGGCGGTGCGTGAGCGAATAGCGTTATAATTGAGCAAACTTTGAATCATCGCTCTTAGTCGTTCGGTGCTTTGGCTGATCAGCTCCAGCACATCCTGCTGTTGCTCGTTAATGGGCCCAACGACTTGCTCGCTAAGCAGATCACAGCCTTCCACCATTGATGCCAGGGGGGTTTTTAATTCATGGGTAACATGGCGTAAGAACGTATCCTTTTGCTGCTCTAACGCTTGTAGTTGCTGCTGCATCCAATGCAGCTTCTGCCCCAGCTCTCTTAATTCTTTGGCACCCGTGAGCTTAATATCAACATCCCAATCACCTTTGCCTAAGCGCCCAATCACCCGTGAAAGGTAGCTGAGTCGGCTGCTAATACGCCATAGATACCCGCCACCAAAAAGCAACACAATAGGCACCAAGGCCACCAGCCAATGGATAAAGCTTTGTTGTAAATCAGCCAGAGCTTGCTGCGCATGCGTCACTTGCTTTTTAGTGTGTTCGTGCAGCCACTGACCATGGGTATTAATCTGCTGGCGTAAAGGAACAAACAATTGTGCGTTTTGCGTTTGGCTATTACGCAATTCATCGCGGGTAGCGCTAAAGGTGGCATACAGCTCTTGCCAACGGCTTTGTTCACTGAATACATCAGCGGCACTGATTTGGCTATCCAGCATCGTATCTGCTTTTTGCCATTGCTGTGCTACCGCTTCACTTAACTGCTCACTTTGCAGTACCCAATTTTGCAGGGTTGCACGCTCCAGAGACTGAAAAAGTTGTTTAAATTCATTGAATTGCTCATTTTTTTGATAACTACTCAGAACCATTTGCTGAGTATTCACCATGTGCTTATCAAGGGCCTGCAAGAACACCACCACGACTAAAGCCAGTGGCACCAACAGAATGGCTACGCCAATAAAAAATTGTGCAAATAGATTGGGCCGCCAACGCCATAACTGTTTTATCAACTTGCCTCCTGTTGCAAATTTGCGAATCCGTAAACCTTTGAAATATATATAAATTTAAAAATTAACGCGCCACCTGTTGCTATTTGGCAACAACTTTACCTAACTACCCTCATGACCAACGTACTAACCCTATGAATTTTAACAAGAACAAAAACTGGCATTGTTCTTGTTAATGCTGCGCGGGTATGACTTTGCCATGATAAATCGGTTATACCTGCTTTTGAATTAAGCCACTATGAATTGGAGGATGCAGTGCGACGTTTAAGTGTTTTCGTTGCTTTTCTCACGGTGATAACAGTCACTTTTGCAAAAAGCCAGGTTTCATTTCAACATTTAGATAGTGATCATAATCACTCTATTTCGTATTTGGAAGCGCAGCAGCTTGATGGTTTAGCGCCTGTCTTTTCTGATCTCGACCGTAATCGAGATAACACACTCAGTGCCGATGAATTTGCTCGGTTCAGGCAACAACAATTAACACCCAGTTAGGACTTAATCGCACTAATCGAGCCATTAATCTTATTCTGGTTGGCGTGTGAAAATCGATTCGTTAGGCTAACAATATAAGTGCGTAGTCGCGCGCAAGGAACTCATATGAAAGTAATAGTCACTGTATTTATCTCATTAATTGCTCTAAGTTCTCTGAGCACTGCCCACGCTGGGAGTGTGGAGTCGCGCTTTAAAGAACTCGATCGCAACCGCGATGGTGCCATTAGTAAATCAGAAGCCGCTCAAGAACCCGCGTTATGGTCACGCTTTAGCAGCTATGATCAGGACAAAGATGGCAAGCTGTCACTACGTGAATTCAGTAATTACGCCCGCCAGTAACGACCCCTCTTTTTAAAAGTTCATTATACAGTTATGACTTTTGACACATGCGTGTCATTCCTTGATGGATAAACTTGGGCATACACCCATTGCCATTAAGGATAAAACGATGAAGTCACACTGGTTATTGTTAACGACCGCCGCACTGTTTCTGAGCGCCTGCTCATCGGATGATTTAGAGGAAGAGCTGGAAACCATTAATTTTGGCAGTGATTATTATAAAAATGATTACTACCTGCTTAATGCCACTGACTACGAGCTGGATTACCACATCGCCAACACCCAACTTAACGGTGATGAACGCGACGTGGCAGATGATGATTATTACCTCGCTACCCTAGCAAAAGATGCGCAGCAATATGCCATTACTCACGAGAGTAATGCCAACAGAAAGCTCTCCCTTTATGTTGCAGCAAGAAACGTATTTGGCCCAGTAGCGCAAAAGAAAGTGGAAGTGGAATATGATCACGCATACCACGTTGTCGCCTGGCAAAACGCTGCTCAGATAAACATAAGCCTTATAGAGCAGCAACAAGATAACCAAGACAACGCCTACGCTCTACGTATCTTTGCTGCCGAGCCAATTCAGGTTAGCATTAAGGGACACGCTTTTAGCCTAGATGCAGGTGAGCTAAGTGCTTTTGTGCATGGCAGTGATTGCGATTCTGACGTAAAAATAGCGCAAAAAAATGTCGACCTATGTACTATCTCGTTCAATCGCTCATACTTACTTGTGGCTAACCAACAAGGCTTAAAAGCTTTATATACCGAGCAGTAAACGCATGGACGCAACAACATGAAGGCATGGCAAAGTAACCACTTTATAGCGAATTGGACTGGCTCTGTTCTAGTACTATTCACCTGCGCCATCGTCGCTGGTTTTGTATTTTACTCGCTGCATCATCAACAAGATGTACTGCGCTTCAACTTGCCTTACCCAGATGTGTTCGTCGCTGCTGTGTTCACTGGTTTTGTCATGTTGCACTTGTTGCGTACTACGGGCCCACAGAGAACTTTTCGATCCCAGAAAATATTGGCCACAGCACAATTTAGTCTGTTGCTGATACTACTGCTTTGGATAAAAAGTGGTCTCATTTTAATCCTCTCTGTGGTGTATGTAGCAAGCCTTGTCTATCTGGCGCCGCTAATAGTGTGCTTAGCTTTGGCACTGGTTATGCCTTTAGCCTATTTTGCCACCACGCCCACCTCCTACGACCTCGTGAATACTCTCTTATTCATCGCTTATCACTTGTTTGCTCTGCGCTTATCCTACGCCTTACTTGATGAGCGCCGAGCCAACGAGCGCAATAAGGCCCTACTCCAAGAGCTCAGTGCCACCCAGGTTTTACTGCAAGATACCGCCAAGCGCGATGAACGCCTGCGCATCGCTAGAGACATCCACGACTCGTTAGGACATGGCCTAACGGCGTTAAATTTACAACTGGAACTGGCCCAACAACTCAGCCACTCAGCGCAACCTCCTTTGGCGCAGTGCAAACATATAATCACTGATTTACTGGCGCATACGCGCGATACGGTGAGTACTCTAAGGGCGTTCGATAATATTGATCTCAAGCAGGCGCTAACAACACTGATTGCAGATACTGTTCACCCTGTTATCCAGCTGCATTACAGTGAGCGTGTAAAAGTGCGTGATGCGCGAATCGCCGAGTTGCTGTTTCGTGCCACCCAAGAAGCGCTTACTAACGTGCGCAAACATGCGTACGCTACGCGCTGTGATATTTCCTTGTGGCGTCAGCAACAGTGGTTACTTTGGCGCGTTGAGGACGACGGTATGGGTATTAGCCACCATCAATGGGGGAACGGGCTCAAGGGGATGCAAGAGCGTGTGATGCAACTTGACGGCGAGCTGACTGTGACTTCGCTCGCGACCGGCACGCGCCTGGATATCGCGCTTCCGTTAGGTGCGGAGGCTGATAGTGATTAAAGTGGCAGTGGTCGATGATCAAAATTTGGTGCTTGAGGGATTATGTAGCTTATTAGCACTGCATCCTGATTTGCAGGTAAGCGCACAACGCAACCACGCAGAGCATATAGTTACTTGGCTCACGGCCAACCCGATCGATGTCTTGGTGTTAGATGTTCGTATGCCAACAGTCAGTGGTATTGACGCATTGCGTGAGATCCGCAATGCCAAGCTCCCTGTTGCTGTCATGCTACTTTCGACCTTTGACGAGCATGATTTAGTACTCAAAAGCATTCGCCTTGGTGCTGATGGCTATCTACGTAAAGATATTTCCTTTGCGGTGCTCACCGATGCCATCATCGCGCTCAGCCAAGGACAACGCTGGTTACAACCGGCGGTAACACAAACTATCGCCTGTCACGCCTCACGCCCGAATAATCCCCCGCTGTATGAATTTACCCAATACGAAACACTCAGTCTCAGTGAGCTGGAAATCCTCCGCTTGGTGGCTGCTGGATTCTCTAACGCCGAGATTGCCGAGGCGCTGCATAAATCCGCAGGCACAGTGCGCAATCAGGTCTCTGCTATTTTAGCCAAGCTGATGGTGCGCGATCGTACCCGCGCTGTGTTGCGAGGCATCGAGCTGGGTCTGATTTAAACGATGGCGCCAAGGTGTAGGCTAATTACAACTTGCACTCCCCAATTACTGCGAATAACCAGAAGAAGCGGGAAAATTTTATAACCCGCTTGCAGCTTTTACCGAGTCAGCAGCCGCGCACATGTGTCGCTATTCACTGTCCTGACCCGGTTTTTCATCCTGGCCTCGTTGCTTATGCGCCCCTTCTTCTGGTGACTGTGACGGCAACATCTGCACCAGCTTTTCACCGCCTTTGATACCAAAATCCAAGGTGCGAATAGGAAATGGAATAGTCACATCCACACTGTCGAGCGCCTTTTTAACGGTAATGTAGGCTTGATTGCGGATTTCCATGTAACCTGGGTCATCATTTGGGTAGGCTATCCAGAACCAAACCAGCAGATTGATAGCGCTATCACCAAAGCCATCGGCGTAAACGGCGGTATCCTCTTTACGAATAACAAAGTCGAGGTTATTGATGTGCTCGACAATGGCTTTTTCTGCTGCTTCGATATCATCGCCATAAGAAATACCGACCGGCACTTCGATACGGCGGGTACCGAGATAGTTGTAGTTAGTGAGAATATTGCGAAACAGAATCTTGTTGGGAATAATGATCAACTGACCGTAAAAGTTCTCTACTAACGTATTGCGCAGATTAATTGATTTTACGGTGCCAAACACATCGCCACTTTCGATTACATCGCCGGGTCTAAAGGGTTTACGAATACCCATGGCGACACCGGCAATCAAGTTCTCGGTCATATCTTGAAAGGCAAAACCGATAGCCAAACCGACAATCCCCGCACCCGCGAGCAATGAAGTGACAGTGCCTTTTAACCCTAAGAAATCTAGGGCGATAAACACCCCGAGCGTGAGAATCAAAATCTTCACGATCGAGGTCATTAAACCTGCAATCTGCTCGGAGTCCAAAGAGCGTTTTAATACTTTGCTAATGATTGAGCCTAGCACCCGCGCCAACAGCGCAAAGACGATAGTAATGACAATCGCCACCACTAAGTTAGGAATATGACTGATTGCGGTCTCTAGCCAACCACCGAGTTTTTCTTCAATGAGTTTTTGTGCTTTTTCGACATTGAAATTAGCGAACATGCAATGCTCCATTCATGCGCATAAGTAGATAAAGCGTAAATGATGCAAGATAGCTGCCATATTAGTGGGGAAGATGACTGGGGAAGGGTTTGCGGGCTCTCATCCTCACCTTCAAAGAGAACAGCAGAGCCCTATGTGGAATTAACTTTGTTCGTCGCGCAAAAACACCGGTTCGTTGTCTTTTTTCGTCGCTTCAGCGCTGAAATAGTACCCCGCGCTATCAAAACGTTGTAAAGCCGATAACGAGTCCACTTGGTTTTCGATAATATAACGCGCCATCATCCCTCGCGCTTTTTTAGCATAAAAACTGATGACCTTGTATTGGCCGTTCTTACAGTCTTTGAATACAGGCGTAACAATCGCCCCGTCGAGTGCTTTTTTGTCCACCGCTTTGAAATATTCATTCGAAGCCAAGTTAACCAACGTGGATGTGCCCGCCTGCGCCATGGCTTCATTTAATTTTTTGGCGATAACCTCTGCCCAAAATTGATATAAATTTGTGCCTCGGGGGTTATTTAATTTGGTGCCCATTTCTAAGCGGTAAGCCTGCATCAGATCCAGTGGTTTTAACACCCCGTAAAGGCCAGAGAGAATGCGTAGATGCTGCTGCGCATAGGCTAAGGCTTTATCCTCTAAGCTTGATGCATCAAGGCCTGTGTAAACATCGCCATTAAATGCAAACACCGCTTGTTTTGCATTCTCAGGGGTAAATGGCTGCGACCACTCACTAAAGCGTGCGGCATTGAGCCCCGCTAGCTTATCACTAATCTTCATGAGGCTGCCAAGCTGCTGCGGCGAAAGCTCGCGACACACCTCGATCAGCTCTTCACTGTGGCTCAGCAGCTCTGACTGCGTGTAGTCCTGCGTTGGCGCAGGCGTATCGTAATCAAGATTCTTTGCTGGAGATATAACAGTAATCATAATTGCAGTTGACTTGCCTAGTAATTAGTGTCAATTTCAACATTAAATAAAGCAAAAATCACGCTTTATTCAAAAATCGACCTTTCTACCTGCAAGTTCACTTGTACGGTGCGCGTCGGTTCCATGCGCGCTAGCCAATAGCGACATCAATGCACGGACAATTGACCTCCCTTTGGTTGTCACTTAGGTGCAACATAAACGAAATAACCTATGTATGTTTGTCTGGCGTTTTCAAGCAACAGGCAAGCTCAGCAGATTTTATGCTTGGAATGAGGAAAGCACATGACTACAGCACTGCAACAGTTGAAAGCACATTCAACCATTGTAGCCGACACCGGTGATATTGAAGCGATTCGTAAACATCAACCTCAAGATGCAACGACTAACCCCTCTTTGCTGCTTAAAGCGAGTGAGATAGACGCATACAAGCCCTATCTGGATAAAGCATGGCAGTACGCCAAAGAGCAAAGCACTGATGCGCAGCAGCAACTCGAATTAGCCTGTGACTATTTTGCCGTATTAATCGGTAAAGAAATCGCTGATATTGTGCCTGGTTACATCTCCACCGAAGTGGACGCGCGTTTATCATTTGACACCCAAGCAACCATCGCCAAAGCCAAACAGTTACTCGCGCTGTATGATTTAGAAGGCGTGAGCCGTGACAAGATTTTAATTAAAATTGCATCGACATGGGAAGGGATCAAAGCTGCCGAGCAACTTGAGAAAGAAGGCATTCGCTGCAACCTTACGCTGTTATTCAGTGACGCCCAAGCCCGTGCATGCGCCGATGCCAATGTTTACCTTATTTCACCTTTTGTGGGCCGTATTCTCGATTGGCATGTTGCTAACGGGATGGAGAAGCCTAACGATCCATTGCAAGACCCAGGCGTGCAATCGGTGCGCAGTATTTATGACTTTTACAAAAGCCACGGCTACGACACTATCGTCATGGGTGCCAGCTTCCGTAACACCGGTGAAATTCTTGCCTTAACGGGCTGTGATCGCCTCACCATAAGCCCTGCATTGCTCGAGGAATTAGCCGAGTTGCCAGCTAATACAGATTACTTGTTAAGCGGTGCAAACGATGTACAGCCTAAGCCTGAAGCACTCACAGAGAGTGAATTCCGCTGGTTGCATAACGAAGACGCGATGGCGACTGAAAAGCTCGCCGAGGGAATTC
This window harbors:
- a CDS encoding response regulator transcription factor; the encoded protein is MIKVAVVDDQNLVLEGLCSLLALHPDLQVSAQRNHAEHIVTWLTANPIDVLVLDVRMPTVSGIDALREIRNAKLPVAVMLLSTFDEHDLVLKSIRLGADGYLRKDISFAVLTDAIIALSQGQRWLQPAVTQTIACHASRPNNPPLYEFTQYETLSLSELEILRLVAAGFSNAEIAEALHKSAGTVRNQVSAILAKLMVRDRTRAVLRGIELGLI
- a CDS encoding calcium sensor EFh; protein product: MRRLSVFVAFLTVITVTFAKSQVSFQHLDSDHNHSISYLEAQQLDGLAPVFSDLDRNRDNTLSADEFARFRQQQLTPS
- the pdsS gene encoding proteobacterial dedicated sortase system histidine kinase, which codes for MARFGLGLRSKVIVLSCFLFVLPWLGYEYVWEMEKYLRKGQEKTLVGTTRALATALHERPALFENASQFTDKVEKGRDLYAYSIDNAIRLDGELGDWQPYQELMWQYHGQYLSTPNPEHDNADLSFRHMVGKYGNYLYAVFAVRDDIVRYRPKNALGVSRNDHLKIAIKTPQGELTNYIIATREDGWVNAFELPSLQPYTQIQGYFRRTAQGYNIELRMPLNMLGNKLGFAISDWDDGQQQRHLMATSNVHDANRLGTVLLPSPEIKRIIKGMGHSGSRIWVVDKHHRVLAQSGTIQHADGVWASSLQENEQQGAWQRFEERFLHPLYYKILTRPPSDFLDTLHDVAALEGSHIANALKGKPASNWRLTPDNKAVILSAAYPIWGDDQVLGAVIAEETTNGVRTLRNKALEKLFNVILAVMFIGTISLFFFASRISSRIRRLRDSAEQAIDEQGRVRGTLTLSKDSDEIGDLSRSFANIVNRLGGYTHYLENMSSRLSHELRTPVAVVRSSLENLQMIATEPQQQKYLTRAQEGVNRLNKLITTMSEATRLEQSISTAKKEHYDLQQVVHGCMQGYQFAYPQAHFDINISDSAIPVEGSADFLAQLLDKLINNALEFAYEGSAIGVSLERQAQHAVLQVSNQDPALPADIGEHIFDSMVSVREQDKQQQPHLGLGLYVARLIADYHQAQIKAENLADGSGVVFSLTIKIIQD
- a CDS encoding sensor histidine kinase, with translation MKAWQSNHFIANWTGSVLVLFTCAIVAGFVFYSLHHQQDVLRFNLPYPDVFVAAVFTGFVMLHLLRTTGPQRTFRSQKILATAQFSLLLILLLWIKSGLILILSVVYVASLVYLAPLIVCLALALVMPLAYFATTPTSYDLVNTLLFIAYHLFALRLSYALLDERRANERNKALLQELSATQVLLQDTAKRDERLRIARDIHDSLGHGLTALNLQLELAQQLSHSAQPPLAQCKHIITDLLAHTRDTVSTLRAFDNIDLKQALTTLIADTVHPVIQLHYSERVKVRDARIAELLFRATQEALTNVRKHAYATRCDISLWRQQQWLLWRVEDDGMGISHHQWGNGLKGMQERVMQLDGELTVTSLATGTRLDIALPLGAEADSD
- a CDS encoding EF-hand domain-containing protein, which gives rise to MKVIVTVFISLIALSSLSTAHAGSVESRFKELDRNRDGAISKSEAAQEPALWSRFSSYDQDKDGKLSLREFSNYARQ
- a CDS encoding sensor histidine kinase codes for the protein MIKQLWRWRPNLFAQFFIGVAILLVPLALVVVVFLQALDKHMVNTQQMVLSSYQKNEQFNEFKQLFQSLERATLQNWVLQSEQLSEAVAQQWQKADTMLDSQISAADVFSEQSRWQELYATFSATRDELRNSQTQNAQLFVPLRQQINTHGQWLHEHTKKQVTHAQQALADLQQSFIHWLVALVPIVLLFGGGYLWRISSRLSYLSRVIGRLGKGDWDVDIKLTGAKELRELGQKLHWMQQQLQALEQQKDTFLRHVTHELKTPLASMVEGCDLLSEQVVGPINEQQQDVLELISQSTERLRAMIQSLLNYNAIRSRTANPRPCDLADLKHQVLEHFADRLALAQQKVNWQCDKKLAMLRLDGELVQMILVQLLSNAIKFSPPGATITVAISQSKSEVELKVCDQGPGISKAEQERLFDAFFQGKAGKSSRLQGSGLGLSIVKECVDQLNGDINIHSVSPKGSCFTLHFNQ
- a CDS encoding DUF1543 domain-containing protein — translated: MQLFMVYLGGRVRGCHIEMHDVRFVVGESIDDTYSKLKAQWVGDKDKVHMDSYMAVNDIDGYHIAIADTPQNRPERLYFVNLGAYEADKMAEQHAFTLTVAHSAEQAKQQVKQRYLTHMSHQHKDDLHEVDDCFALDLLDNQYHIHLTPSGRSQTIKPDWFGYHVL
- a CDS encoding sigma-54-dependent transcriptional regulator translates to MSTKSKVLLVDDDESLLKLLTIRLLANNYEVSTANCASDALSELQQQHFDVLLTDLRMDDIDGMQLAEQVQQLYPTMPVVMMTAHGSIPDAVKATKQGVFAFLTKPIDKDELIDTLAKAVRLHGHSQGQQSNHHGIVTRSATMHHLLEQVRMVGAADVNVLISGASGTGKELLAKAVHENSNVSDGPFVAINCGAVPAELLESQLFGHKKGAFTGATTDHVGLFSQAEGGTLFLDEIGDMPLNLQVKLLRVLQEKTIRPVGHSEEIPVNVRVVSATHKDLPTAISENTFREDLYYRLNVVNLRLPALNERREDISLLAHYFCEQIAARQEQAVKRFSDDAMDLLLRHDWPGNIRQLQNVVEQVVALSPSELISAKQVALALQCEMESSSPIALNEAKKQFEREYLIRVLKMVDGNVAQAAKLAKRNRSDFYKLIKKHDIDAEQFAPSASK
- a CDS encoding mechanosensitive ion channel family protein, with translation MFANFNVEKAQKLIEEKLGGWLETAISHIPNLVVAIVITIVFALLARVLGSIISKVLKRSLDSEQIAGLMTSIVKILILTLGVFIALDFLGLKGTVTSLLAGAGIVGLAIGFAFQDMTENLIAGVAMGIRKPFRPGDVIESGDVFGTVKSINLRNTLVENFYGQLIIIPNKILFRNILTNYNYLGTRRIEVPVGISYGDDIEAAEKAIVEHINNLDFVIRKEDTAVYADGFGDSAINLLVWFWIAYPNDDPGYMEIRNQAYITVKKALDSVDVTIPFPIRTLDFGIKGGEKLVQMLPSQSPEEGAHKQRGQDEKPGQDSE